From the genome of Ziziphus jujuba cultivar Dongzao chromosome 6, ASM3175591v1, one region includes:
- the LOC132804075 gene encoding disease resistance-like protein DSC1 yields the protein MASSSSCLSSAIFPQQKHEIQEKYYVFLSFRGEDTRHQFVSHLYAALSAKHISTFMDDHELQIDPSDVRKQEGSCKVAFAKLEERFKDGMEKMHQWRAALTEASNLCGLDSKSFMGIKTANILVGDALNAKISDFANILVDDALNAKISDFGNPILYAEDGQDNEFKVIKVKATRPESELVQRIVGDVLKKLPQYLSSDEQYFKGLIGIKENIKEIESLLSIGSKDIRLIGIWGMGVIDDVDKSILLDDLIKGCHQLALGSRIIVTTRDKQVLRKAAHGIYKVESLNDNESLEFFHLHAFRENSPTIDDEMVLKVTRYAYGNPLALKVLGSFLCCRSKIDWESALKKLKRVLNLEIQNVLKISYEGLDKGNKDIFLDIACLFKSSFTRDHGESILDDGNSSVEIEINGTKAVEVISLNIFEIKKNVKVRHGAFSNMHNVRILKIYYFDDIRQNEFLQVCDNNIGGNKFKLSVPQDLDSYLSNKLRYFQWDLYPLKWLPSNFIPENLVELVLRGSRVEKLWNNHRVVSLPVLRRMDLSYSKFLTQSPNLESINLAGCTSLVQVLSALQNLDKLTYLNLNGCSKLRDFHEISKRTKGLSKSCIQNFTSNLCLYSTQAHISQKFAPNLRYLGLSGTSIEILPPSIGYLSGLVELDLWSCKRLKRLPTSICHLKSLESLDPRWCEKLKAFPEILEPMEHLTLLMLNGTGIKELPESIENLVSLRALYMQVCKDFEFLPNSLRNLRNREIICLDSCSKFQMLPSLPPSFFNLAVEYCERLKSLPEVPSLCLSLFAIGCTSLENILYWRAPILLDLDITKKLNGIYDYIDFYGCQKLDQNTRNMLTDQAVIHIVSRLKFGRTSERCHDFRYPGDEIPRWFNYQTCGTSINNVMLPPYWNNDDFLGFAFCIVFHQNKINPHIFLNIDCKLDSKTIDHDHPYEYHFFTYVEGKEVNSDHVLMWYVRKPTLKEEMNGLNWPSTCSTEAFFHVWHEYYDSRVYGRKSDEIKKFGVRLVYKQDIDRLDAKTVRKNKRRFNECCESSGSEAVETLEEEDDDESHSKKLVVINSEMMPHQQPLLKAFMHIKSVDAKASSLSVVSALFRFFFCLFSA from the exons atggcttcttcttcttcttgtcttTCTTCCGCAATCTTTCCTCAACAAAAGCATgagattcaagaaaaatattatgtgtTTCTTAGTTTTAGAGGTGAAGACACCCGCCATCAATTTGTAAGCCATCTTTATGCTGCTTTATCTGCAAAGCATATTTCAACTTTCATGGATGATCATGAACTTCAGATCG ATCCATCGGATGTACGAAAACAGGAGGGAAGTTGTAAAGTTGCATTTGCTAAACTTGAAGAACGTTTTAAAGACGGAATGGAGAAGATGCATCAATGGAGGGCTGCATTGACAGAAGCGTCTAATCTATGTGGATTGGATTCAAAGAGTTtcat GGGTATTAAAACTGCTAATATCCTTGTTGGTGATGCTCTAAACGCTAAGATATCAGACTTTGCTAATATCCTTGTTGATGATGCTCTAAACGCTAAGATATCAGACTTTGGGAATCCTATCCTTTATGCAGAGGATGGACAGGACAATGAATTTAAGGTCATCAAAGTAAAAGCAACACG GCCGGAGAGTGAGTTAGTTCAAAGAATTGTTGGAgatgttttgaaaaaattgccTCAATATCTATCATCAGATGAACAATATTTCAAGGGACTCATTGGaattaaagaaaacataaagGAAATTGAATCACTATTATCCATTGGCTCAAAAGATATTCGCCTTATAGGTATTTGGGGCATGGGGGTTATTG atgATGTGGATAAGTCAATCCTTTTAGATGATCTAATCAAAGGATGTCATCAACTTGCTCTTGGAAGTAGAATCATTGTTACAACTAGAGATAAACAAGTGCTTAGGAAAGCAGCCCATGGTATTTACAAGGTTGAGAGCTTAAATGACAATGAATCTCTTGAGTTCTTCCATTTGCATGCTTTTCGTGAAAACTCTCCAACAATTGATGATGAAATGGTGTTAAAGGTAACAAGATATGCTTATGGAAACCCACTAGCTCTTAAGGTCTTGGGCTCTTTCCTTTGCTGTAGAAGTAAAATAGATTGGGAAAGTGCACTGAAGAAGCTGAAAAGGGTTCTAAATCTAGAAATTCAAAATGTGTTGAAAATCAGTTACGAAGGACTAGATAAAGGGAACAAGGATATATTTCTTGACATTGCTTGCTTATTTAAGTCATCTTTTACAAGAGACCATGGAGAAAGCATATTAGATGATGGAAATTCCTCTGtggaaatagaaataaat GGAACCAAAGCAGTTGAAGTCATATCTTTGaacatatttgaaattaaaaaaaatgtgaaagtgCGTCATGGAGCCTTCTCAAATATGCACAACGTACGAAttctcaaaatttattattttgatgacataCGTCAAAATGAGTTTCTCCAAGTTTGTGACAACAATATTGGTGGCAATAAGTTCAAACTGTCCGTTCCTCAAGATCTTGATTCTTATCTTTCTAATAAGCTAAGGTATTTTCAATGGGACTTATACCCTTTAAAATGGTTGCCATCAAACTTTATTCCTGAGAATCTTGTTGAACTTGTACTTCGTGGCAGCCGTGTTGAAAAGCTCTGGAATAATCATAGAGTTGTG TCTCTTCCGGTGTTAAGAAGGATGGATCTTAGTTATTCTAAGTTCCTTACTCAGTCTCCAAATCTGGAAAGTATAAATCTTGCAGGCTGTACAAGCTTGGTTCAAGTTCTTTCAGCTCTTCAAAATCTTGACAAGCTTACTTATCTAAATTTGAATGGCTGCTCTAAACTCAGAGATTTTCACGAGatatcaaagagaacaaagggaTTATCAAAAAGTTGCATCCAAAATTTTACAAGCAATTTATGTCTCTACTCAACTCAGGCTCACATTTCTCAAAAGTTTGCACCGAATTTAAGGTATTTAGGTTTGAGTGGGACATCAATAGAAATATTGCCCCCATCAATTGGGTATCTATCAGGTCTTGTGGAATTAGATTTGTGGTCTTGTAAAAGACTTAAAAGGCTTCCAACAAGCATTTGTCACTTGAAATCTCTTGAATCTTTGGATCCGCGTTGGTGTGAGAAACTGAAGGCGTTTCCAGAAATCTTGGAGCCTATGGAACACTTGACATTACTTATGTTAAATGGCACGGGGATTAAAGAGTTGCCGGAGTCGATTGAAAATCTAGTATCGCTCAGAGCTTTATATATGCAAGTATGCAAGGACTTTGAGTTTCTCCCCAACAGTCTACGTAATTTAAGGAACCGTGAGATCATATGCCTCGACTCctgttcaaaatttcaaatgttgCCTTCCCTTCCACCGTCTTTTTTCAACTTGGCGGTGGAATATTGTGAGAGATTGAAATCGTTACCAGAGGTTCCATCACTATGTTTGAGTTTGTTTGCAATTGGCTGCACGTCACTGGAGAACATTTTGTATTGGAGGGCTCCAATATTACTTGATCTTGACATCActaaaaaattgaatggaatttaTGATTATATTGACTTTTATGGTTGCCAAAAATTGGATCAGAATACACGCAACATGCTCACTGATCAAGCAGTAATTCATATTGTGTCTCGGTTGAAATTTGGAAGAACT AGTGAAAGGTGTCATGATTTTCGCTATCCAGGAGATGAAATTCCAAGGTGGTTCAACTATCAAACTTGTGGGACTTCAATCAATAATGTTATGCTTCCTCCATATTGGAATAACGATGACTTCTTGGGTTTCGCTTTCTGCATTGTTTTTCATCAGAATAAAATTAACCCTCATATATTTCTTAATATTGATTGCAAATTAGATTCCAAAACCATCGATCATGATCATCCGTATGAATATCATTTCTTCACGTATGTTGAGGGAAAGGAGGTCAATTCAGATCACGTTCTCATGTGGTATGTAAGAAAACCGACTTTGAAAGAAGAAATGAATGGACTAAATTGGCCATCTACTTGTAGCACTGAGGCATTTTTCCACGTCTGGCATGAGTATTATGATTCAAGAGTCTATGGACGTAAGTCTGACGAGATTAAGAAGTTTGGGGTTCGGCTTGTATACAAACAGGACATAGATAGATTAGATGCAAAAACTGTAAGAAAGAATAAAAGACGCTTCAATGAATGTTGTGAATCAAGTGGAAGTGAAGCTGTTGAGACTCTTGAGGAAGAAGACGATGATGAATCACATTCTAAGAAACTCGTGGTTATAAACAGTGAGATGATGCCACACCAACAACCACTTTTGAAAGcatttatgcatatcaaatcagTTGATGCTAAGGCATCATCTTTGTCTGTTGTTTCTGCACTCTTCCGGTTCTTCTTCTGTTTGTTTTCTGCTTAA
- the LOC132804171 gene encoding TMV resistance protein N-like isoform X3, with translation MEKVRKWRAALIEASNLCGLYSEHFSAEVKLVQRIVEDISWKLPKYLSNEHCHEHVIGIGDKVKEIESLLSVDTADERIVGIWGMGENLMVKPVSLKLLVKLLPPTTLRRKKIPRLIQRNITQTYIFCDCLGSGYEETM, from the exons ATGGAAAAGGTAAGAAAATGGAGGGCTGCTTTAATAGAAGCATCAAATCTATGTGGCTTGTATTCAGAGCATTTCAG tgCCGAGGTCAAGTTAGTTCAAAGGATTGTTGAAGATATTTCATGGAAATTGCCAAAATATCTCTCAAATGAGCATTGTCATGAGCACGTCATTGGAATTGGAGACAAAGTTAAAGAAATTGAATCATTATTATCCGTTGACACAGCAGATGAAAGAATTGTAGGTATTTGGGGCATGGGAG AAAATTTGATGGTGAAACCAGTTAGTTTGAAGTTGTTGGTGAAGTTGTTGCCTCCAACCACTCTGAGGAGGAAGAAAATCCCAAGACTAATCCAAAGAAATATCACTCAAACATATATATTCTGTGATTGCTTAG GCTCAGGCTATGAGGAAACTATGTGA
- the LOC132804171 gene encoding uncharacterized protein LOC132804171 isoform X2, whose product MDDHQLERGDEISSTLQQTIEESKIWNHVLCENKRAVMVLHWLHLKNVSRTRTEWKSAEVKLVQRIVEDISWKLPKYLSNEHCHEHVIGIGDKVKEIESLLSVDTADERIVGIWGMGENLMVKPVSLKLLVKLLPPTTLRRKKIPRLIQRNITQTYIFCDCLGSGYEETM is encoded by the exons ATGGATGATCATCAACTTGAGAGAGGCGATGAAATTTCTTCCACACTCCAACAAACAATCGAGGAATCTAAGATTTGG AACCATGTGTTGTGCGAAAACAAGAGGGCGGTTATGGTGTTGCATTGGCTACACTTGAAGAACGTTTCGAGAACAAGGACGGAATGGAAAAG tgCCGAGGTCAAGTTAGTTCAAAGGATTGTTGAAGATATTTCATGGAAATTGCCAAAATATCTCTCAAATGAGCATTGTCATGAGCACGTCATTGGAATTGGAGACAAAGTTAAAGAAATTGAATCATTATTATCCGTTGACACAGCAGATGAAAGAATTGTAGGTATTTGGGGCATGGGAG AAAATTTGATGGTGAAACCAGTTAGTTTGAAGTTGTTGGTGAAGTTGTTGCCTCCAACCACTCTGAGGAGGAAGAAAATCCCAAGACTAATCCAAAGAAATATCACTCAAACATATATATTCTGTGATTGCTTAG GCTCAGGCTATGAGGAAACTATGTGA
- the LOC132804171 gene encoding TMV resistance protein N-like isoform X1 gives MGTFMPIFYRIEPCVVRKQEGGYGVALATLEERFENKDGMEKVRKWRAALIEASNLCGLYSEHFSAEVKLVQRIVEDISWKLPKYLSNEHCHEHVIGIGDKVKEIESLLSVDTADERIVGIWGMGENLMVKPVSLKLLVKLLPPTTLRRKKIPRLIQRNITQTYIFCDCLGSGYEETM, from the exons ATGGGTACTTTTATGCCAATCTTTTATCGTATAGAACCATGTGTTGTGCGAAAACAAGAGGGCGGTTATGGTGTTGCATTGGCTACACTTGAAGAACGTTTCGAGAACAAGGACGGAATGGAAAAGGTAAGAAAATGGAGGGCTGCTTTAATAGAAGCATCAAATCTATGTGGCTTGTATTCAGAGCATTTCAG tgCCGAGGTCAAGTTAGTTCAAAGGATTGTTGAAGATATTTCATGGAAATTGCCAAAATATCTCTCAAATGAGCATTGTCATGAGCACGTCATTGGAATTGGAGACAAAGTTAAAGAAATTGAATCATTATTATCCGTTGACACAGCAGATGAAAGAATTGTAGGTATTTGGGGCATGGGAG AAAATTTGATGGTGAAACCAGTTAGTTTGAAGTTGTTGGTGAAGTTGTTGCCTCCAACCACTCTGAGGAGGAAGAAAATCCCAAGACTAATCCAAAGAAATATCACTCAAACATATATATTCTGTGATTGCTTAG GCTCAGGCTATGAGGAAACTATGTGA